From one Triticum urartu cultivar G1812 chromosome 3, Tu2.1, whole genome shotgun sequence genomic stretch:
- the LOC125549016 gene encoding uncharacterized protein LOC125549016 — MAGARNNELRMTLLGLALLGLLLLSHTAAPVEAAAGVQENSFSMNGAGGRSLNSFSMNTAESAEVAKGGKAKPAAGDF, encoded by the coding sequence ATGGCGGGCGCAAGGAACAACGAGCTGCGCATGACCCTGCTCGGCCTGGCCCTGCTGGGGCTCCTGCTGCTGAGCCACACCGCGGCTCCGGTGGAAGCCGCCGCGGGCGTGCAGGAGAACAGCTTCTCCATGAACGGCGCCGGTGGCCGCAGTCTCAACAGCTTCAGCATGAACACCGCCGAGAGCGCTGAGGTCGCCAAGGGGGGGAAGGCCAAACCCGCCGCCGGCGACTTCTGA